In Anomalospiza imberbis isolate Cuckoo-Finch-1a 21T00152 chromosome 26, ASM3175350v1, whole genome shotgun sequence, the following proteins share a genomic window:
- the MED20 gene encoding mediator of RNA polymerase II transcription subunit 20: MGVTCVSQVPVAEGKSVQQTVELLARRLEALGADKQGTFGVDCETYHTAATLGTQGQTGKLMYVMHNSEYPLSCFALFENGPCLVADANFDTLMVKLKGFFQNAKANKIESRGTRYQYCDFLVKLGTVTMGPSARGISVEVEYCPCVIANDCWNLLMEFMQSFMGSHTPGIPSVFGSKHDSTYSPGDTMVQYMELFNKIRKQQQVPVAGIR; the protein is encoded by the exons ATGGGGGTCACCTG CGTGTCGCAGGTGCCGGTGGCCGAGGGCAAGAGCGTGCAGCAGACGGTGGAGCTGCTGGCGCGGCGGCTGGAGGCGCTGGGCGCGGACAAGCAGGGGACGTTCGGCGTGGACTGCGAGACCTATCACACGGCGGCCACCCTCGGCACACAGG GGCAGACAGGGAAGCTGATGTACGTCATGCACAACTCCGAGTACCCCCTGAGCTGCTTCGCCCTCTTCGAGAACGGGCCCTGCCTCGTGGCCGACGCCAACTTTGACACCCTCATGGTGAAGCTCAAGGGCTTCTTCCAGAACGCCAAGGCCAACAAGATCGAGAGCCGCGGCACCCGCTACCAGTACTGCGACTTCCTGGTGAAGCTGGGCACGGTCACCATGGGCCCCAGCGCCAGGGGCATCTCCGTGGAG GTGGAATACTGCCCCTGTGTGATCGCCAACGACTGCTGGAACCTGCTGATGGAGTTCATGCAGAGCTTCATGGGCAGCCACACGCCCGGGATCCCGTCGGTGTTCGGCTCCAAGCACGACAGCACCTACAGCCCCGGGGACACCATGGTGCAGTACATGGAGCTCTTCAACAAGATCCGCAAGCAGCAGCAGGTGCCCGTGGCTGGCATCAGGTGA